In Panthera uncia isolate 11264 chromosome B4, Puncia_PCG_1.0, whole genome shotgun sequence, one genomic interval encodes:
- the SMCO2 gene encoding single-pass membrane and coiled-coil domain-containing protein 2 has product MALMKLSDRMSLQMKTVGKEQQFTEKNNGFLQNTDVAEGAMQNLQREFTKMDRILDRSDDENNIFSEKPQSDFHHVTETTKWNMPELGAEHHQDLQNEQDEQETNQVQHEDPQVPTSLQFSEESIPELSQENTLFQLNHWNIQMGLQVRELGADHIDWMEKMNNIMQKINLTENTVKSLLNEVVSLEGHIEKLESQKDFDPDKGANIEEKIMEIKKQLEEMDNKCVQEDACNEAHALKEKLIARIKNFYKDMTLLNTKLGMYQKQEGKTDSQSPEEMGVEEREPLHPQAPSPPLGENAPSGITMWKRALRIFIMFYVLTFTGLSCYILFFDATFIFESLLPTMLGHRRMWELREIIRPFLNLQVEDLLPS; this is encoded by the exons ATGGCTCTTATGAAGCTAAGTGACAGGATGTCTCTGCAGATGAAGACAGTTGGAAAGGAACAACAGTTTACTGAGAAAAACAATGGCTTTCTCCAAAATACGGATGTGGCTGAAGGTGCAATGCAGAA TTTGCAGAGGGAATTTACCAAAATGGACCGCATATTGGACAGATCAGATGATGAGAACAACATTTTCTCTGAAAAGCCTCAAAGTGACTTCCATCATGTGACAGAGACTACAAAATGG AATATGCCGGAGCTGGGTGCTGAGCATCACCAGGACCTGCAGAACGAGCAGGATGAGCAAGAAACAAATCAGGTTCAACATGAGGATCCTCAAGTGCCCACATCTTTGCAGTTTTCAGAGGAGAGCATCCCTGAACT GAGTCAGGAGAACACGCTCTTCCAGCTAAACCACTGGAATATACAGATGGGTTTACAAGTGAGAGAACTTGGAGCTGATCACATAGACTGGATGGAGAAAATGAACAATATTATGCAAAAAATAAACCTAACAGAAAACACAGTGAAgag CTTATTAAATGAGGTGGTGTCCCTGGAGGGCCACATTGAAAAGCTGGAGTCACAAAAGGACTTTGACCCTGATAAGGGGGCAAACATTGAG GAGAAGATCATGGAAATTAAGAAGcaattagaagaaatggataacaAATGTGTCCAG GAAGATGCTTGTAATGAAGCTCATGCATTAAAGGAGAAACTCATTGCAAGAATAAAG aactttTACAAAGACATGACTCTGCTAAATACAAAGCTGGGGATGTACCAAAAGCAAGAAGGGAAAACAGACTCTCAGAGCCCTGAAGAAATGGGAGTGGAAGAAAGAGAACCTCTGCATCCTCAGGCTCCATCCCCCCCTTTAGGGGAGAACGCTCCTTCTGGCATTACAATGtg GAAACGTGCACTGAGGATTTTCATCATGTTTTATGTCCTCACCTTCACTGGACTTTCATGTTACATACTATTTTTTGATGCTACGTTTATCTTTGAAAGCCTGCTCCCCACAATGCTTGGGCACCGCAGAATGTGGGAACTACGGGAGATCATCAGGCCTTTCTTGAACTTGCAAGTGGAAGACTTGTTACCCTCCTAA